Proteins found in one Micromonospora sp. WMMD1082 genomic segment:
- a CDS encoding metal-dependent transcriptional regulator produces MKSHDLVDTTEMYLRTILELEEEGVPPLRARIAERLHQSGPTVSQTVARMERDGLLTVEGDRHLALTPLGRSTAVSVMRKHRLAELLLVNVIGMPYEEAHEEACRWEHVMSDAVEKRVYDLLNRPTRSPYGNPIPGLEELGSPGLFEPEPADGERNLAFPGLTGKVIVRRICESVQTDAEVLRQLHAAGVDPGATVTVAQERDAVAIDRSGESVRLPREVASRVFVAAV; encoded by the coding sequence ATGAAGTCTCACGACCTGGTCGATACGACCGAGATGTACCTGCGTACGATCCTCGAACTCGAGGAGGAGGGCGTGCCGCCGCTGCGCGCCCGGATCGCCGAACGGTTGCACCAGAGCGGTCCCACGGTCAGTCAGACCGTCGCCCGGATGGAGCGCGACGGCCTACTCACCGTCGAGGGTGACCGGCACCTTGCCCTCACCCCGCTCGGCCGCAGCACCGCCGTGTCGGTGATGCGCAAGCACCGCCTCGCCGAGCTGCTGCTGGTCAACGTGATCGGGATGCCCTACGAGGAGGCCCACGAGGAGGCCTGCCGCTGGGAGCACGTGATGAGCGACGCGGTCGAGAAGCGGGTCTACGACCTGCTCAACCGGCCGACCCGGTCGCCGTACGGCAACCCGATCCCGGGCCTGGAGGAGCTGGGCTCGCCCGGCCTGTTCGAGCCCGAGCCGGCCGACGGCGAGCGCAATCTGGCCTTCCCCGGCCTCACCGGCAAGGTGATCGTGCGGCGGATCTGCGAGAGCGTGCAGACCGACGCGGAGGTGCTCCGGCAGCTGCACGCGGCCGGCGTCGACCCGGGGGCCACGGTGACCGTGGCGCAGGAACGCGACGCGGTGGCGATCGACCGCTCCGGCGAGAGCGTGCGGCTGCCCCGCGAGGTCGCCTCCCGGGTCTTCGTCGCCGCCGTCTGA
- the nrdR gene encoding transcriptional regulator NrdR produces MRCPYCRHADSRVVDSREADDGQLIRRRRSCPECGKRFTTVEEAVLAVVKRSGVTEPFSRTKIIGGVRKACQGRPVDEDSIALLAQRVEETIRAKGAAEIPSHEVGLAILGPLRDLDEVAYLRFASVYRSFDSLADFEREIETLRAAARARESAGAEPAGAQ; encoded by the coding sequence ATGCGGTGTCCGTACTGCCGGCACGCCGACTCCCGGGTGGTCGACTCGCGGGAGGCCGACGACGGCCAACTGATCCGGCGGCGGCGGTCCTGCCCGGAGTGTGGCAAGCGGTTCACCACCGTCGAGGAGGCGGTGCTGGCCGTGGTCAAGCGCAGCGGGGTGACCGAGCCGTTCAGTCGGACGAAGATCATCGGCGGGGTGCGCAAGGCGTGCCAGGGCAGGCCGGTCGACGAGGACTCGATCGCGCTGCTGGCGCAGCGGGTCGAGGAGACCATCCGCGCCAAGGGGGCCGCCGAGATCCCCAGCCACGAGGTGGGGCTGGCCATCCTGGGTCCACTGCGGGATCTGGACGAGGTCGCCTACCTGCGGTTCGCCAGCGTCTACCGGTCGTTCGACTCGCTCGCCGACTTCGAGCGGGAGATCGAGACGCTGCGGGCCGCCGCGCGGGCCCGGGAGAGCGCCGGAGCCGAGCCGGCCGGCGCGCAGTGA
- a CDS encoding DUF5522 domain-containing protein produces the protein MSGERRSLAGRALTEPHPSRLALDHPGREQVLAVHAAALAAGEAGYLDPDTGLFVLTAGFLARRGTCCDRGCRHCPYVR, from the coding sequence ATGAGCGGGGAGCGGCGGAGTCTGGCGGGGCGGGCGTTGACCGAGCCGCACCCGTCACGGCTGGCGCTCGATCACCCGGGGCGGGAGCAAGTTCTCGCCGTGCACGCCGCCGCGCTGGCCGCCGGTGAGGCCGGCTACCTCGATCCGGACACCGGGCTGTTCGTGCTCACGGCGGGCTTCCTGGCCCGCCGTGGCACGTGTTGCGACCGGGGCTGCCGGCACTGCCCCTACGTCAGGTGA
- a CDS encoding acetoin utilization protein AcuC codes for MSDDTVVVWDESLLAYDLGDHPLDPVRVELTIALAREFGILRRPGVRLVPPTPADDALLTRVHDPRYLDAVRIAPRDPLFAGFGLGTSDNPVFEGMHESSALVAGASVIAAEAVWRGDARRAVNVAGGLHHAMAARAAGFCVYNDPAVAIARLLDLGAERIAYVDVDVHHGDGVQQIFWDDPRVLTVSLHETPLALFPGTGFPDETGGPNAAGTAVNIPLPPGVEDAGWQRAFHAIVPSVLRAFRPQLLFTQCGADAHRVDPLADLHLSVDGQRATYLALRALADELCDGRWVATGGGGYALVEVVPRAWTHLLAVATGAPLDPAALTPPAWRELATARRPGVDVPLRMTDDVDPGYEPWQPTGEPNPVDRAIAATRKAVFPLLGLDPHDPRD; via the coding sequence ATGTCCGACGACACGGTGGTGGTGTGGGACGAGTCGCTGCTCGCCTACGACCTCGGTGACCACCCGCTCGACCCGGTGCGGGTGGAGCTGACCATCGCGCTCGCCCGGGAGTTCGGCATCCTGCGCCGGCCCGGGGTGCGGCTGGTGCCGCCGACCCCCGCCGACGACGCGTTGCTCACCCGGGTGCATGACCCGCGCTACCTGGACGCGGTCCGGATCGCACCGCGCGACCCGCTCTTCGCCGGCTTCGGTCTGGGCACCTCGGACAATCCCGTCTTCGAGGGGATGCACGAGTCCAGTGCGCTGGTCGCCGGGGCGAGCGTGATCGCGGCCGAGGCGGTGTGGCGCGGCGACGCCCGCCGCGCGGTGAACGTGGCCGGCGGCCTGCATCACGCCATGGCGGCCCGCGCCGCCGGGTTCTGTGTCTACAACGACCCGGCGGTGGCCATCGCCCGGCTGCTCGACCTGGGCGCGGAGCGGATCGCGTACGTCGATGTCGACGTGCACCATGGCGACGGGGTGCAGCAGATCTTCTGGGACGACCCGCGGGTGCTGACCGTCAGCCTGCACGAGACCCCGCTCGCGCTCTTCCCCGGCACCGGCTTCCCGGACGAGACCGGCGGCCCGAACGCGGCCGGCACCGCGGTCAACATCCCGCTGCCGCCCGGGGTGGAGGACGCCGGCTGGCAGCGTGCCTTCCACGCGATCGTGCCGTCGGTGCTGCGGGCGTTCCGCCCGCAGCTGCTGTTCACCCAGTGCGGGGCGGACGCCCACCGCGTCGACCCCCTCGCCGACCTGCATCTCTCCGTCGACGGCCAGCGCGCCACCTACCTGGCGTTGCGGGCGCTCGCCGACGAGCTGTGCGACGGTCGCTGGGTGGCCACCGGCGGTGGCGGGTACGCCCTGGTCGAGGTGGTGCCCCGGGCCTGGACGCACCTGCTGGCGGTGGCCACCGGTGCCCCGCTGGACCCGGCCGCGCTGACCCCGCCGGCCTGGCGGGAGCTGGCCACGGCGCGCCGCCCCGGCGTCGACGTGCCGCTGCGGATGACCGACGACGTCGACCCGGGGTACGAGCCGTGGCAGCCGACGGGCGAGCCGAACCCGGTGGACCGGGCCATCGCGGCGACCCGCAAGGCGGTCTTCCCGCTGCTCGGCCTCGACCCGCACGATCCACGCGACTGA
- a CDS encoding sulfurtransferase: MPGRDDLLVEVERLAAELDGTDPPTLLDVRWRLAGPPGRDDYAQGHVPGAVFVDLDTALCGPPGPAGRHPLPDPAALQAALRAAGVRAGHPVVVYDGGDGMSAARAWWTLRWAGHRPVRLLHGGLPAWTGAGLPTSTDEPTPTPGDVTARPGALPVLDVTAAARLAAAGDGDGVLLDVRAAPRYRGEHEPIDPVAGHIPGAVNLPAPEYVDGGRFPSAEALGDRFVAAGVAAGAPVGAYCGSGVTAAQAVFALHLAGRPDAALYVGSWSNWVADPRRPVATGPTPGG; encoded by the coding sequence ATGCCCGGTAGAGATGATCTTCTGGTCGAGGTCGAGCGGCTCGCCGCCGAACTCGACGGGACCGACCCGCCCACCCTGCTCGACGTCCGCTGGCGGCTGGCCGGCCCACCCGGGCGGGACGACTACGCGCAGGGGCACGTGCCCGGCGCGGTCTTCGTCGACCTGGACACCGCGCTGTGCGGCCCGCCCGGCCCGGCGGGCCGCCATCCCCTGCCCGACCCGGCCGCGCTCCAGGCGGCGCTGCGGGCCGCCGGGGTGCGTGCCGGTCACCCCGTGGTGGTGTACGACGGCGGTGACGGCATGTCGGCGGCCCGGGCCTGGTGGACGCTGCGCTGGGCGGGTCACCGGCCGGTGCGACTGTTGCACGGCGGCCTCCCGGCCTGGACGGGTGCCGGGCTGCCCACCAGCACGGACGAGCCGACTCCCACCCCGGGTGACGTGACCGCCCGTCCGGGTGCCCTGCCGGTGCTGGACGTCACGGCGGCCGCCCGGCTGGCCGCGGCCGGCGACGGTGACGGCGTCCTGCTCGACGTGCGGGCCGCGCCCCGCTACCGGGGCGAGCACGAGCCGATCGACCCGGTGGCCGGGCACATCCCGGGCGCGGTGAATCTGCCCGCCCCGGAGTACGTCGACGGCGGCCGTTTCCCGAGCGCCGAGGCGCTGGGCGACCGGTTCGTCGCCGCCGGGGTGGCCGCCGGCGCGCCCGTCGGGGCGTACTGCGGCTCGGGAGTGACCGCCGCGCAGGCCGTGTTCGCGCTGCACCTGGCGGGCCGGCCCGACGCCGCGCTCTATGTCGGGTCGTGGAGCAACTGGGTGGCCGACCCGCGGCGGCCGGTCGCCACCGGCCCGACACCCGGCGGCTGA
- a CDS encoding bifunctional GNAT family N-acetyltransferase/acetate--CoA ligase family protein has translation MTTAEHAVDVLLSDGSTVQLRPIQPSDAPEIVAMHSRFSERTRYLRYFSPYPRIPARDLHRFVTVDHRDREAFVVLAGDRIVAVGRYERLGPQSPDAEVAFVVEDAHQGRGIASVLMEHLADAARRAGIVNFVAEVLPANGQMLRVFADFGYQIQQQFADGVVHLSFPIAPTEATLAVQRGREHGTEARSIARLLAPRGVAVYGASATGQGVGAAVLGHLRDGGFTGSVVPVHPSAARVAGLPAYRSAADAGLPVDLAVVAVPPEAAEAVVADAAAAGVHGLVVISAGFAEAGVEGAAAQRALVRAAHAAGMRVVGPNCLGVANTDPTVRLNATLAPRLPVSGRVGIFSQSGAFGVALLAEADRRGLGLSSFVSAGNRADVSGNDLLQYWQDDPATDVIMLYLETFGNPRKFARLARRIGRDKPVVALASPARPPGVGDSVGPDETAVSALFAQSGVIRVDTVGELLDVGVLLANQPLPAGNRIGVVGNSSALTGLAATACAAQGLTVAAGYPRDVGPRASAAEFASALAGAAADESVDALVALFAPPLPGQFTGTEADVTAALPAALSAGKPAVATFLVGRAPAGMPSYPSVEEAVRALARVTAYADWLRRPPGTPPELPDVDPAAAQAALRMEGADPGALLAAYGIDLVESVPVSSVEAAVEAATRLGFPVALKAAAAGLRHRLDLGAVRLELPDAAAVRRAFTEMAPAFGADVLVQPMVPPGVACVVELVEDPAFGPVVGFGLGGVATELLGDRAWRAVPLTDRDAAELVDAPRAAPLLRGHRGAAPVDRAALADLLLRVGRLADDQPRVRALTLNPVLARPDGLSVLHASVRVGSATVPRPDTGPRRL, from the coding sequence GTGACCACAGCCGAACATGCCGTGGACGTGCTGCTCAGCGACGGCAGCACCGTCCAGTTGCGACCCATCCAGCCGTCGGACGCGCCGGAGATCGTGGCGATGCACTCCCGATTCTCCGAGCGCACCCGCTACCTGCGGTACTTCTCGCCGTACCCGCGGATCCCGGCACGGGATCTGCACCGCTTCGTCACCGTCGACCACCGTGACCGGGAGGCGTTCGTGGTGTTGGCCGGCGACCGGATCGTCGCCGTTGGCCGCTACGAACGCCTCGGCCCGCAGTCCCCCGACGCCGAGGTGGCCTTCGTGGTCGAGGACGCCCACCAGGGGCGGGGCATCGCATCGGTGCTGATGGAGCATCTCGCCGACGCCGCCCGGCGGGCCGGGATCGTCAACTTCGTCGCCGAGGTGCTCCCGGCCAACGGCCAGATGCTGCGGGTCTTCGCCGACTTCGGGTACCAGATCCAGCAGCAGTTCGCCGACGGCGTGGTGCACCTGAGCTTCCCGATCGCGCCCACCGAGGCGACCCTGGCGGTGCAGCGCGGGCGGGAGCACGGCACCGAGGCGCGGTCCATCGCCCGGCTGCTCGCCCCGCGCGGAGTCGCCGTCTACGGCGCCAGCGCCACCGGTCAGGGCGTCGGCGCGGCGGTGCTCGGGCACCTGCGCGACGGCGGGTTCACCGGGTCGGTGGTGCCGGTGCACCCGAGCGCCGCCCGGGTCGCCGGGCTGCCCGCGTACCGGTCGGCGGCCGATGCCGGGCTCCCCGTCGACCTGGCGGTGGTGGCGGTGCCGCCCGAGGCGGCCGAGGCGGTGGTCGCCGACGCCGCTGCCGCCGGGGTGCACGGCCTGGTGGTCATCTCGGCCGGCTTCGCCGAGGCCGGTGTCGAGGGCGCCGCCGCACAGCGCGCGCTGGTCCGCGCGGCCCACGCCGCGGGCATGCGCGTGGTCGGCCCGAACTGCCTGGGGGTGGCCAACACCGACCCGACGGTACGCCTCAACGCCACCCTCGCCCCGCGCCTGCCGGTGTCGGGCCGGGTCGGCATCTTCAGCCAGTCGGGCGCGTTCGGCGTGGCCCTGCTGGCCGAGGCCGACCGGCGGGGGCTCGGGCTGTCCAGCTTCGTCTCGGCCGGCAACCGCGCCGACGTCTCCGGCAACGACCTGTTGCAGTACTGGCAGGACGATCCCGCCACCGACGTGATCATGTTGTACCTGGAGACCTTCGGCAACCCGCGCAAGTTCGCCCGGCTGGCCCGTCGCATCGGCCGGGACAAGCCGGTGGTGGCGCTGGCCTCACCGGCCCGTCCGCCGGGGGTCGGCGACTCCGTCGGCCCGGACGAGACGGCGGTCAGCGCGCTGTTCGCCCAGTCCGGGGTGATCCGGGTGGACACGGTCGGCGAGCTGCTGGACGTCGGGGTGCTGCTGGCCAACCAGCCGCTGCCGGCCGGAAACCGGATCGGTGTGGTCGGCAACTCGTCGGCGTTGACCGGGCTGGCGGCCACCGCCTGCGCGGCACAGGGGCTGACCGTCGCGGCCGGCTATCCCCGCGACGTCGGGCCCCGGGCCAGTGCGGCCGAGTTCGCGTCGGCGCTCGCCGGGGCGGCCGCCGACGAGTCCGTCGACGCCCTGGTGGCACTCTTCGCGCCGCCGCTGCCCGGCCAGTTCACCGGCACCGAGGCCGATGTCACGGCCGCCCTGCCCGCCGCGCTGTCGGCCGGCAAGCCGGCGGTGGCCACCTTCCTGGTCGGCCGGGCCCCGGCCGGGATGCCCTCGTACCCGAGTGTCGAGGAGGCGGTCCGGGCGCTGGCCCGGGTCACCGCGTACGCCGACTGGCTGCGTCGTCCGCCCGGGACGCCGCCGGAGCTGCCCGACGTCGATCCGGCGGCGGCGCAGGCGGCGCTGCGGATGGAGGGGGCCGACCCGGGGGCGCTGCTCGCCGCGTACGGCATCGATCTGGTCGAGTCGGTGCCGGTCTCCTCGGTCGAGGCGGCCGTCGAGGCGGCGACGCGGCTCGGGTTCCCGGTGGCGCTCAAGGCGGCGGCCGCCGGGCTGCGGCACCGCCTCGACCTCGGTGCGGTGCGTCTGGAGCTGCCCGACGCGGCGGCCGTGCGCCGGGCCTTCACGGAGATGGCGCCCGCCTTCGGCGCGGACGTCCTGGTGCAGCCGATGGTGCCGCCCGGGGTGGCCTGCGTGGTGGAGCTGGTCGAGGATCCGGCGTTCGGGCCGGTGGTCGGCTTCGGGCTCGGCGGGGTCGCCACCGAGCTGCTCGGCGATCGGGCGTGGCGGGCGGTGCCGCTGACCGACCGGGACGCCGCCGAGCTGGTCGACGCGCCCCGGGCGGCGCCGCTGCTGCGCGGGCACCGGGGAGCCGCCCCGGTGGACCGCGCGGCGCTCGCCGACCTGCTGCTGCGGGTCGGGCGGCTCGCCGACGACCAGCCCCGGGTCCGCGCCCTGACGCTGAATCCGGTCCTGGCCCGCCCCGACGGCCTCTCGGTGCTGCACGCCTCCGTCCGCGTCGGCTCCGCCACGGTTCCCCGCCCCGACACCGGCCCCCGCCGGCTGTGA
- the lexA gene encoding transcriptional repressor LexA: MTEDRANRPQSPQQSTEAGPPAAARRRSVTRARSGQPAVRPVTPVVSSFPDPATVDLTARQRRILDFIRTWVERHGYPPSVREIGEAVGLVSPSSVAYQLKELEKKGFLRRDPNRPRAVDVRSPSDVDDELSRSQRPTPAYVPMLGRIAAGGPILAEQSMEDVFPLPRELVGEGEVFMLQVKGDSMLDAAICDGDWVVVRQQPTADSGEIVAAMLDGEATVKTYRRRDGHVWLMPQNPAFDPIPGDDATIMGRVVAVLRRI, encoded by the coding sequence GTGACCGAGGACCGGGCCAACCGGCCACAGAGCCCGCAGCAGAGCACCGAGGCGGGCCCACCGGCCGCCGCCCGACGCCGGAGCGTCACCCGCGCCCGGTCCGGCCAGCCGGCCGTGCGTCCGGTGACCCCGGTGGTCAGTTCCTTCCCCGACCCGGCGACGGTCGACCTGACCGCCCGGCAGCGACGCATCCTCGACTTCATCCGCACCTGGGTGGAGCGCCACGGTTACCCGCCGAGCGTGCGCGAGATCGGCGAGGCGGTCGGGTTGGTCTCCCCGTCCAGCGTCGCCTACCAGCTCAAGGAGCTGGAGAAGAAGGGCTTCCTGCGGCGCGACCCGAACCGGCCGCGGGCGGTCGACGTCCGCTCCCCCAGCGACGTCGACGACGAGCTGAGCCGCTCTCAGCGCCCCACCCCCGCCTATGTGCCGATGCTCGGTCGCATCGCCGCCGGTGGGCCGATCCTCGCCGAGCAGTCGATGGAGGATGTCTTCCCGCTCCCGCGCGAGCTAGTCGGCGAGGGCGAGGTCTTCATGCTCCAGGTCAAGGGTGACTCGATGCTCGACGCGGCGATCTGCGACGGCGACTGGGTGGTGGTCCGGCAACAGCCGACGGCGGACTCCGGCGAGATCGTCGCCGCCATGCTCGACGGCGAGGCGACCGTGAAGACCTACCGCCGGCGCGACGGCCACGTCTGGCTGATGCCGCAGAACCCGGCCTTCGACCCGATCCCCGGCGACGACGCCACCATCATGGGCCGGGTGGTCGCGGTGCTGCGCCGGATCTGA